The following proteins are co-located in the Rhea pennata isolate bPtePen1 chromosome 2, bPtePen1.pri, whole genome shotgun sequence genome:
- the CAMP gene encoding cathelicidin antimicrobial peptide — translation MKPLAVGRVGQARCCPSSRRCPSAAAAGIKGAEVLCRAVPCHTAAMPGCWALLLLAGLGAAGGLATSPVLTYPQALAQAVDAFNQRPDVRNIFRLLSADPEPALDVELSSLRGLNFTLMETECTPGTHVRLDDCDFKENGVIKDCMGSVQVLQGSSEIDLRCVDASSDPALVQRGRIGRFFGRLRRFRPSIRFDIRARGSIRLG, via the exons ATGAAGCCGTTGGCGGTGGGGCGAGTGGGGCAAGCGCGGTGTTGCCCAAGCAGCCGCCGTTGCCCaagcgcggcggcagcgggcatAAAAGGAGCCGAggtgctgtgccgtgccgtgccgtgccacaCCGCCGCGATGCCGGGCTGCtgggcgctgctgctgctggcggggctgggggcggccgggggcctGGCCACGTCGCCCGTCCTCACCTACCCCCAGGCTCTGGCGCAGGCCGTGGACGCCTTCAACCAGCGCCCCGACGTGCGAAACATCTTCAGGCTGCTGAGCGCCGACCCCGAGCCGGCACTG GACGTGGAGCTGAGCAGCCTGCGGGGGCTCAACTTCACCCTGATGGAGACGGAGTGCACGCCGGGGACCCACGTCCGCCTCGACGACTGCGACTTCAAGGAGAACGGG GTCATCAAGGACTGCATGGGGTCGGTGCAGGTGCTGCAGGGCTCCTCCGAGATCGACCTGCGCTGCGTGGACGCCTCCTCCGAC CCGGCGCTGGTGCAGCGGGGCCGCATCGGCCGCTTCTTCGGCAGGCTGCGGCGCTTTCGGCCCAGCATCCGCTTCGACATCCGCGCGCGCGGCAGCATCCGGTTGGGCTGA